The DNA segment TTTGCACAAGAACCAACAAACATTcaaaatgaaaagattacaatAAAGGAAATGAAAATGTGTGTCTACAAAATCCGCAGTGATCCGCCGAGTTCTAGGGGTAGAAGAGGGATGAGGGAGTGCAAGACATCGGTTATAAGTGGTCTGTAACTCGGCTCTGGCTGCACACACAACACTGCCACCGCTGCTACCTGATAAAGATGCTTCAAATCCATGCTTCCTTTTATTGCCGGATCCAATATGTTTGGAAGATTGGCCCTGTCACTCAGCTTAGGTACCCAAGTGACAACGGATTCTGATTCAGTTGTTGATGGTTTCTCAACCCATCTCTTCCCCAGGAGTAGTTCGAGGAGAATCACCCCAAATGAGTAGACATCATTCTTGTCTGCTATTTTCCCTGTAAACACACACAGAAACAAAAACCTTAAAAGATCCATTGTGCTtgctactatatatatataaacttattaccatcaaaaatatattgggAAGCTCTGTTTCCTAAAGTTCCATTAAGCTTCAGATTCTTCCTCTGAGTCATCAACACAGCGGCATACCCAAAATCTGATATCTGAACACAAGCAACAGTTCCTTACAAACTcattaactctctctctctctataagaattattattttactttatattcTCTCCTCTTACCTTTGCGTTGAAATGGGAGTCTAGAAGGATGTTAGACGATTTCAAATCTCTGTGAACTACCGGAGGATGGCAGTGCTCGTGAAGATACTCTAATCCTCTTTATCAacaaataagagaaaaaaaacattgtaaGCATACAAAATGTGCTTGGAGATTAAAGGAAACTGCTATAAACATTTGAAAGTAATTATGGATGAATGGACTTATATACCGTGCTATATCAACAGCGATTTTCATCCTAAGCTGCCAAGTTAAACCTGAACCTTGACTAGGCCCTTCAAGTTTATGTCCAAAAGAAGTAGAATCAAAAATCAGAAGATGTCAAAATATTGAACAAAAATGGTGGAACATCTCCCCTTACCATGCAACTGACTCTCCAAAGATCCATTCTGCATCATCTCATATACAATACATCTCGTCTGGCGATAGACGCTAAACCCCAAGATGGAGATTATGTTCTGATGCTTGATCTTTGCCAACCAATCTACCTCATTCTGCATTTATAGTTCAACAAAAGACAAAAGAGTTATGATCTATCGAATGAGATGGTTTAATAGGTGTGGAAGGAATCATTAGTGGTTCAAACTGATCAAAACCTCAAACTGTTTTTCAATGTCTGTATCTCCACCACCATCAATTTTCTTCACAGTGACAGATGACTTTTCATCAAGACAGGCTCTGTAAAGGCATCCACGACCACCTCGGCTCAACACATTGCTCTCGCTAAACTTGTTTGTTGCAGACTCCAGGAGTTGATATTCATAGACAGGGATAGTTCCTTTCGTCACAGAATCAATCTTGTTTACTATCGGTTTCGTGGACACACTACTCCTCACAGAATCTTCAGATAATAAGCAAAGATAAGCAGCAACAAAAGGAAGAAAATTTCATTACATGTAAAGATAATAATAAGAGAGTTATTACCAGGATGATGATTTGGGTTGATCCCGGTGAAGCTGTTCTTCATATAACTGTACCTCCATAGCAGGAGGTAGAGAAGCAACATGACTGTGACACAGAGGAGTGTTGATGAGGCTATGAGAGCAATAAGAATCTTCTTGTTCAAGTCCTGACGAAGCACCACTTTAATAACAATGGGAGGCcctgagagaaaaaaaaaaaaaaaaaaaagagaaactttGTGAGATTAAACTCCAATTTGATTCAGGAAACAGTATCTAATTCAACTGAAATCGATTCCTTTTAGGCTTTCCTCTGTAAGCATCACTAAAATGAATAACATGGAGGAAGATTAAAAACTGATACTTTTTACCTGGGGACTGAGCTCCCACTGGCGGAGAATAAGCCTGAGAAATAGGGATTTCTTGGGAAGTAGATGAAACGAAAACAGCGACTGAGAAGAAGGAGAAACCGAGAACCCAAATGGGTACTGAAGAAGACCTCAacatttcttgttttttttttggtgtgtttCACAGAGGAAAAGATAACAAATGAAACTAAGGaagcttcctcttcttcttctactttctTCGTCTGACTTGTTTTATGGAGATTAAAAGGAAATCTTGTGTGGAGATGGAGACAAGATAGGAGGACACTGTTGGGTTTAGGaaacagagagaagaagacaagaacAAATGTATTGCTGGTTTGGTCAGGCAGTTATGAAAAGAGTGGAACCAGGAACCCGAACGTGGGAATTGTGGAGTGTGGACGGACTGATAGGAGGAATATCAAATATGCTCATCAAGCTCTTATTTTCATTTCAATCTTTCAACTCTTTTTCTATGCCGTctgataatataaataaatattttctagtGTGTCATCTTTCATACGTAAAGCTACAAAAGAAACTGTTTCAGATCAATTATTCTGTTAAGtaaatttttgataaagttGTAGTATGATCTAATAgtatagaagaagaaaaggaatatAGTAATAGATTTGTTTGCATCGAGAGGCACATTAATCCAAAATGATTCGATTGGGATCAGAAGGCAAGTCCTAGTTGAAGTGTAAAtccaacaaaatattttattttgtaaattatttgaaGAAAACTCCGAAAAGTTCTGACTTACTTGTGAGCATTTTTCATGTGAACTTTCTACGTCAACTTTCATTACCGACACAAGGTAGTGGGACCCAGTCAACCACAGAAATGGACTACGAGCGGGCCTTCAAAGTGCGCTGAATATTGTATTGGGCCATAAAAAGGCTCaacgatttaaaaaaataaatcatttcgAAAGGAAACGTGGGACCCAGTGATCATTTGAGCTAAGAGAACTTTCTTCTTTgcttttatcttcttctccgATCAGAATCTGGAGAGGGAGTGGAGTGAGGAAAATGGATATACCTGAAGAATGTTGGGAGCTGATCTTTCGATTCATCGACCAAGACGACCATCGATTCCTCGAGTCTCTCTCCCTCGTATCCACCTCATTCCTCTCCATCGCCAACCGCGTTCGCTCCACCTTCACCATCACCGATCGCACTCTCCCCTTTCTCCATCGCCACCTCCTTCGCTTCCACAACCTGAAGCGAGTCAGGTTCCACGACTTCCACGGAGACATCAACTCGATCCTCCTGCAGATTTCGCTTTCCTGCTTAGATTTGGAATCGCTCGATATCTCCGGAATGCAGTGCTTTCCAGATTTGAAGACGAAGATGAGCAGCAGCATGAAGGAGTTTAGCTGCTCTGGAGTCTTGGAGCTCCGAGAAAACGACATCGTTTCGATCGGAGTGTGTTTTCCGTCTCTACAGAAGCTGGACATAAGCTACCCTGAATCTCTTCCAAGCCCCGTCTTTGATTCCGCGATCATCAGCCTCTCTTCCAATCTCAAGAGCCTCTTGAAGATCGACGTCTCTGGTAACAACCTCATCACGGATAAGTCCTTGGTCTCTCTATCGCAGAACTGTGTCCTTTTAAGAGAAATCATCTTCCGCGACTGTGATTTCGTTTCGTCCCGCTGCATCGAGTTCGTTCTGAGTAACTCTCGTTGCCTGGAGTCTCTTGCGATCAATGGAGTAGGATGGAGGCCGAGGGAGTCTTTCTCCAAGGACGCCTTCTTGTTGTGCCGTTGTTTGTCTGAGCTTGATCTCTCCGATTCGTTTCTGTCCGATGAGTTGCTTCGTTTGATTGCTGACGCTGAGCTTCCTTTAAAGAAGCTTGTTCTCTCCAATTGTCAGTGTCTCACTTTTGATGGGGTCTTGTATTTGCTCACCAAGTACCAGACTTTAGTTCACTTGAATCTTGAGGGATCAAGCT comes from the Brassica napus cultivar Da-Ae chromosome A7, Da-Ae, whole genome shotgun sequence genome and includes:
- the LOC106354836 gene encoding F-box/LRR-repeat protein 2-like, which produces MDIPEECWELIFRFIDQDDHRFLESLSLVSTSFLSIANRVRSTFTITDRTLPFLHRHLLRFHNLKRVRFHDFHGDINSILLQISLSCLDLESLDISGMQCFPDLKTKMSSSMKEFSCSGVLELRENDIVSIGVCFPSLQKLDISYPESLPSPVFDSAIISLSSNLKSLLKIDVSGNNLITDKSLVSLSQNCVLLREIIFRDCDFVSSRCIEFVLSNSRCLESLAINGVGWRPRESFSKDAFLLCRCLSELDLSDSFLSDELLRLIADAELPLKKLVLSNCQCLTFDGVLYLLTKYQTLVHLNLEGSSFLSDEMILDLVVFLGRLTFVNFSFCAKLTGVSFFNIVERCVSLQCMRMEGTNFGVEDDSKELGVVKSRIKSLYISGNHNLRDECLLKISRHCPFAETLAVDHCPAITGDGVLEVLRNSGELTSLDISGCSGIKCVDALDFELPKLETLRACGTWIDDQALGLISKRCPRLLRLDLKGCLNVTSRGVKEVVQSCTRLREINLSNCEVDDGIFIWMVCANPSLRKIVPPCCFSPTKELHKFLLRHGCVICQGIP
- the LOC106354835 gene encoding probable receptor-like protein kinase At1g80640 gives rise to the protein MLRSSSVPIWVLGFSFFSVAVFVSSTSQEIPISQAYSPPVGAQSPGPPIVIKVVLRQDLNKKILIALIASSTLLCVTVMLLLYLLLWRYSYMKNSFTGINPNHHPDSVRSSVSTKPIVNKIDSVTKGTIPVYEYQLLESATNKFSESNVLSRGGRGCLYRACLDEKSSVTVKKIDGGGDTDIEKQFENEVDWLAKIKHQNIISILGFSVYRQTRCIVYEMMQNGSLESQLHGPSQGSGLTWQLRMKIAVDIARGLEYLHEHCHPPVVHRDLKSSNILLDSHFNAKISDFGYAAVLMTQRKNLKLNGTLGNRASQYIFDGKIADKNDVYSFGVILLELLLGKRWVEKPSTTESESVVTWVPKLSDRANLPNILDPAIKGSMDLKHLYQVAAVAVLCVQPEPSYRPLITDVLHSLIPLLPLELGGSLRIL